The proteins below come from a single Plantactinospora sp. KBS50 genomic window:
- a CDS encoding SDR family oxidoreductase gives MGAARHSQVAVVTGATAGVGRAVVRELAGRGMRIALLARGSTGLEATAAEVRDAGGVALPIETDMADHRQVEAAAARASAELGPIDLWINDAFTSVFAPFVEIGPEEFRRVTEVAYLGYVYGTRAALDRMLPRNSGTIVQVGSALAYRSIPLQSAYCGAKHAIVGFTDSLRTELMHSGTRVRVTQVHLPAVNTPQFDWVLSRLSRHAQPVPPIYQPEVVARAIAYAAEHPNRREYWVGASTVATILANRIIPGLLDRYLARTGFGSQQTDEPADPRRPANLWHPVDDGRGTDFGAHGSFDDRAHRRSPQVWLSRHRPLLAMSAVAAGAAGAAVAAALRR, from the coding sequence ATGGGCGCGGCACGGCACTCACAGGTCGCGGTCGTCACCGGCGCCACCGCCGGGGTGGGCCGCGCGGTGGTCCGCGAGCTGGCGGGCCGGGGGATGCGGATAGCCCTGCTCGCCCGCGGCTCGACCGGTCTGGAGGCGACGGCCGCCGAGGTCCGGGACGCCGGCGGGGTGGCGCTGCCGATCGAGACCGACATGGCCGACCACCGCCAGGTGGAGGCCGCCGCGGCGCGGGCCAGCGCCGAACTGGGTCCGATCGACCTGTGGATCAACGACGCGTTCACCTCGGTCTTCGCGCCGTTCGTGGAGATCGGGCCGGAGGAGTTCCGGCGGGTCACCGAGGTGGCCTACCTCGGCTACGTGTACGGCACCCGGGCCGCGCTGGACCGGATGCTGCCCCGCAACTCCGGCACGATCGTGCAGGTCGGTTCGGCGCTGGCGTACCGGTCCATCCCGTTGCAGTCGGCGTACTGCGGCGCCAAGCACGCGATCGTCGGGTTCACCGACTCGCTGCGGACCGAGCTGATGCACTCCGGCACCCGGGTGCGGGTCACCCAGGTGCATTTGCCGGCCGTGAACACCCCGCAGTTCGACTGGGTGCTGTCCCGGCTGAGCCGGCACGCCCAGCCGGTGCCGCCGATCTACCAGCCCGAGGTGGTGGCGCGGGCCATCGCGTACGCGGCCGAGCACCCGAACCGCCGGGAGTACTGGGTGGGCGCCTCCACGGTGGCCACCATCCTGGCCAACCGGATCATTCCGGGTCTGCTGGACCGCTATCTGGCGCGTACCGGGTTCGGCTCGCAGCAGACCGACGAGCCGGCGGACCCGCGGCGCCCGGCCAACCTCTGGCACCCGGTCGACGACGGGCGGGGCACCGACTTCGGCGCGCACGGGTCGTTCGACGACCGGGCGCACCGGCGCAGCCCGCAGGTCTGGCTGTCCCGGCACCGCCCGCTGCTGGCCATGTCCGCGGTCGCGGCCGGCGCGGCCGGCGCCGCCGTCGCCGCGGCCCTGCGGCGCTGA
- a CDS encoding DUF421 domain-containing protein, translated as MAWLLADPARLWQAALKAVLLFLAVLALLRITDRRTLAELAPFDFVAMVSVGAVLGRTATASDTGLLVGVVALVSLVAAHQLVARLRRRPVPRRMVDRPIQRLVDEGRVIAVALRRAGLVEADLYAALRQHGVARLAEVRYVFYETRGRFSVVGWSAPTDEEPVASALAASAPYVRPVPRGPDRP; from the coding sequence ATGGCGTGGCTGCTCGCCGACCCGGCGCGGCTGTGGCAGGCGGCGCTCAAGGCCGTGCTGCTCTTTCTCGCCGTCCTGGCCCTGCTGCGGATCACGGACCGGCGGACGCTGGCCGAACTGGCCCCGTTCGACTTCGTCGCGATGGTGAGCGTGGGCGCGGTGCTCGGCCGCACCGCCACGGCCAGCGACACCGGCCTGCTGGTGGGCGTCGTCGCCCTGGTCAGCCTCGTCGCCGCGCATCAGCTGGTGGCCCGGCTGCGGCGACGGCCGGTGCCCCGCCGGATGGTGGACCGGCCCATCCAGCGCCTGGTCGACGAGGGCCGGGTGATCGCCGTGGCGCTGCGCCGGGCCGGGCTGGTCGAGGCCGACCTGTACGCCGCGCTGCGCCAGCACGGCGTGGCCCGGCTCGCCGAGGTCCGCTACGTGTTCTACGAGACGCGGGGCCGTTTCTCGGTGGTCGGCTGGTCCGCGCCGACCGACGAGGAGCCGGTGGCCTCGGCCCTGGCCGCGTCGGCACCGTACGTGCGGCCGGTGCCGCGCGGCCCGGACCGGCCCTGA
- a CDS encoding low temperature requirement protein A: MAADQGPGRAIQPAVQHPGVTRLELFLDLIFTYAFLNVSGIAAVKLGPSDVLHGLLLMALLWRCWAAYAWLGGTVRTDRGVVPPLVFGLATILFILAVTLPEAFVDRDGGLSGPMVFAAGYVVARAGALILLNAAHEMRSGWRRMLRTWSPLLVAGPLLFAAALLPPLLPTPVLGETVRFGLIILALLIEYAGPAMRRVESLRIRSGGYWAERHGLIIIVGVGETIISIGGSQGTAFAQPITWRVIIGMACGLVIAALLWWLYFDLARFGAEAAMERATGVARSRLARDAYTYLHFPLIAGLMLLAFGLQHTLAGFTFPGEDGSRLGPVVLYSGVLLFLAGLIGFERRTLGILGRSPILGFALVLLALPVADRVPRLAQLLLVVAAVAAMVVADRTVFRARHGELHRIADPLAAQTDGVTPKELFFDLVFVFAFVQVTTLMAGDPTTGGLFRGLAVVTMLWWGWSGYARLTHRGPPERGTLLILVVAAASVLVLTVAMSQAFSAGIGGLPGPVVFAGAYAVVRLLGMAAELFYAPWRALRHRLVVAVPTVVSVTAILVAALLPVPNGDIRTLPPARVALWLAAIAVDAVGVALRSPRHQRIRSPEHWSDRHALIIIIALGEAVISMGTAVTDTPISARIIVALACGTTLLGMLWWACFGLDVLAGERALWAYRGRRRAALARDAYTYLHLPVIIGIVLVALGLRKTLGGLGAAGLFGFGGVLDPVPHLALYGGVVVYLLAGEAIWWRSGQRIRPVRLTLAAVLGVLAPVTSDLPALLALFLLTGVVAAFLVLDTVMSREVRRELGAAGVGQRASIGRQAG, encoded by the coding sequence GTGGCCGCAGACCAGGGCCCCGGGCGGGCGATCCAGCCCGCGGTCCAGCATCCCGGGGTGACCCGGCTGGAGCTGTTTCTCGACCTGATCTTCACGTACGCCTTCCTCAACGTCAGCGGGATCGCCGCCGTCAAGCTCGGCCCCTCGGACGTGCTGCACGGGCTGCTGCTGATGGCGCTGCTCTGGCGCTGCTGGGCGGCGTACGCGTGGCTGGGCGGCACCGTGCGGACCGACCGGGGCGTCGTCCCGCCGCTCGTGTTCGGGCTGGCCACGATCCTGTTCATCCTCGCCGTGACGCTGCCCGAGGCGTTCGTGGACCGCGACGGCGGGCTGTCCGGGCCGATGGTCTTCGCGGCCGGCTACGTGGTGGCCCGGGCCGGCGCGCTGATCCTGCTCAACGCGGCGCACGAGATGCGGTCCGGGTGGCGGCGGATGCTGCGAACCTGGTCCCCGCTGCTGGTCGCCGGCCCGCTGCTGTTCGCGGCCGCGCTGCTGCCCCCGCTGCTGCCCACGCCGGTGCTGGGCGAGACGGTCCGGTTCGGCCTGATCATCCTCGCCCTGCTGATCGAGTACGCCGGCCCGGCCATGCGCCGGGTGGAGTCGTTGCGGATCAGATCCGGCGGGTACTGGGCGGAGCGGCACGGCCTGATCATCATCGTCGGCGTCGGCGAGACGATCATCTCGATCGGCGGCAGCCAGGGGACGGCCTTCGCCCAACCGATCACCTGGCGGGTCATCATCGGGATGGCGTGCGGGCTGGTGATCGCCGCCCTGCTCTGGTGGCTGTACTTTGACCTGGCCCGGTTCGGGGCCGAGGCGGCGATGGAACGCGCCACCGGGGTGGCCCGCAGCCGGCTGGCCCGGGACGCCTACACCTACCTGCACTTCCCGCTCATCGCCGGCCTCATGCTGCTGGCCTTCGGGCTGCAGCACACGCTGGCCGGGTTCACCTTCCCGGGCGAGGACGGCAGCCGGCTGGGGCCGGTGGTCCTCTACAGCGGCGTGCTGCTCTTCCTGGCCGGCCTGATCGGCTTCGAACGCCGCACCCTGGGCATCCTCGGCCGCTCGCCCATCCTCGGCTTCGCCCTGGTGCTGCTGGCCCTGCCGGTGGCCGACCGGGTGCCGCGGCTGGCGCAGTTGCTGCTGGTGGTCGCGGCCGTCGCGGCCATGGTGGTGGCCGACCGGACGGTGTTCCGGGCGCGGCACGGCGAACTGCACCGGATCGCCGATCCGCTGGCGGCCCAGACCGACGGCGTCACGCCCAAGGAACTCTTCTTCGACCTCGTCTTCGTCTTCGCCTTCGTCCAGGTCACCACGCTGATGGCCGGCGACCCCACGACCGGCGGCCTGTTCCGCGGCCTGGCCGTGGTCACCATGCTCTGGTGGGGCTGGTCGGGGTACGCCAGGTTGACCCACCGCGGCCCGCCGGAGCGGGGCACGCTGCTGATCCTCGTCGTGGCGGCCGCCAGCGTGCTGGTGCTGACGGTGGCGATGTCGCAGGCGTTCAGCGCCGGCATCGGCGGGCTTCCCGGTCCGGTGGTCTTCGCCGGCGCGTACGCGGTGGTCCGGCTGCTGGGTATGGCCGCCGAGTTGTTCTACGCGCCCTGGCGGGCGCTGCGGCACCGGCTGGTGGTGGCCGTGCCCACGGTGGTCTCGGTGACCGCCATCCTGGTCGCGGCGCTGCTGCCGGTGCCGAACGGGGACATCCGGACGCTGCCGCCGGCCCGGGTGGCGCTCTGGCTGGCCGCGATCGCCGTCGACGCGGTGGGGGTGGCCCTCCGGTCGCCCCGCCACCAGCGGATCCGGTCTCCCGAGCACTGGTCCGACCGGCACGCGCTGATCATCATCATCGCGCTCGGCGAGGCGGTGATCTCGATGGGCACCGCGGTGACCGACACCCCGATCTCGGCCCGGATCATCGTGGCCCTCGCCTGCGGCACCACCCTGCTGGGAATGCTGTGGTGGGCGTGTTTCGGGCTCGACGTGCTGGCCGGCGAGCGGGCCCTGTGGGCGTACCGGGGTCGCCGGCGGGCGGCCCTGGCCCGGGACGCCTACACCTACCTGCACCTTCCGGTGATCATCGGCATCGTGCTGGTGGCGCTCGGCCTGCGCAAGACCCTCGGCGGGCTGGGCGCGGCGGGCCTGTTCGGCTTCGGCGGCGTGCTGGATCCGGTGCCGCACCTGGCGCTCTACGGCGGCGTCGTCGTCTACCTGCTCGCCGGGGAGGCGATCTGGTGGCGCTCGGGGCAGCGGATCCGGCCGGTCCGGCTGACCCTCGCCGCCGTGCTCGGCGTGCTGGCACCGGTCACCTCGGATCTCCCGGCGCTGCTGGCCCTTTTCCTGCTCACCGGGGTCGTGGCGGCCTTCCTGGTGCTGGACACCGTGATGTCCCGGGAGGTCCGCCGCGAATTGGGCGCGGCCGGGGTCGGCCAGCGGGCCAGCATCGGCCGGCAGGCCGGCTGA
- a CDS encoding enolase C-terminal domain-like protein produces MRLSASAYTVPTDAPGGDGTFAWSQTTLVLVAAEADGQTGLGWTYGPAAAARVVADELAPVVTRRDPDDVPAAWSAMRARLRNAGRPGIGGLALSAADCAIWDLKARRWNMPLARLLGVARRAVPVYGSGGFTTYDPGQQHRQLAGWVHEQGIPRVKIKIAESAGTQVRRDLDRMAAARATIGPDAELYVDANGGYGRKQAVRVLRDAADLDVRWYEEPVSSDDLTGLGLVRDRVDADVAAGEYGYDLAYVHRMVPHVDCQQVDVTRCGGISEFLRAAAVAAGAGLEVSGHCAPHQHLAVAAAVPNLRHLEWFHDHVRIEGMLFDGVADPTGGTVGVNLTAPGTGLTFRATDAERYRVA; encoded by the coding sequence GTGCGGCTGAGCGCCAGCGCCTACACGGTGCCCACCGACGCCCCCGGGGGCGACGGCACGTTCGCCTGGTCGCAGACCACCCTCGTGCTGGTCGCGGCCGAGGCCGACGGGCAGACCGGGCTGGGCTGGACGTACGGCCCCGCCGCGGCCGCCCGGGTGGTGGCCGACGAACTCGCGCCGGTGGTGACGCGGCGGGATCCGGACGACGTGCCGGCGGCCTGGTCGGCGATGCGCGCCCGGCTGCGCAACGCCGGCCGGCCCGGCATCGGCGGCCTGGCCCTGTCGGCGGCCGACTGCGCCATCTGGGACCTCAAGGCGCGCCGCTGGAACATGCCGCTGGCCCGGCTGCTGGGGGTGGCCCGCAGGGCGGTCCCGGTCTACGGCAGCGGCGGCTTCACCACCTACGACCCGGGGCAGCAGCACCGGCAACTGGCCGGCTGGGTACACGAGCAGGGCATCCCGCGGGTGAAGATCAAGATCGCCGAGTCGGCCGGCACGCAGGTGCGGCGCGACCTGGACCGGATGGCCGCGGCCCGGGCCACCATCGGCCCGGACGCCGAGCTGTACGTGGACGCCAACGGGGGCTACGGCCGCAAACAGGCGGTCCGGGTGCTGCGGGACGCCGCGGACCTGGACGTGCGGTGGTACGAGGAGCCGGTCAGCTCCGACGACCTGACCGGCCTGGGCCTGGTGCGGGACCGGGTCGACGCCGACGTGGCCGCCGGCGAGTACGGCTACGACCTGGCCTACGTGCACCGGATGGTGCCGCACGTCGACTGCCAGCAGGTCGACGTCACCCGGTGCGGGGGGATCAGCGAGTTCCTGCGGGCCGCCGCCGTGGCCGCCGGCGCCGGGCTGGAGGTCTCCGGGCACTGCGCCCCGCACCAGCACCTGGCCGTGGCGGCCGCGGTGCCCAACCTGCGGCACCTGGAGTGGTTCCACGACCATGTCCGGATCGAGGGCATGCTGTTCGACGGCGTCGCGGACCCGACCGGCGGGACGGTCGGGGTGAACCTCACCGCACCGGGCACCGGTCTCACGTTCCGGGCGACCGACGCCGAGCGGTACCGGGTGGCGTGA
- a CDS encoding FAD-binding and (Fe-S)-binding domain-containing protein produces the protein MTRVAAPPVPLPDPVLRPPEPATGVDLATLAADLRAEVDGEVRFDAGSRAAYSTDASNYRQPPLGVVLPHTVEAAVAAVAVCRRHGAPLLSRGGGTSLAGECTNTAVVIDWSKHCNRLIEVDAAARTCLVEPGIVLDSLNEQLAGTGLEFGPEPATHDHCTIGGMIGNNSCGATAQRTGKVVDNVVELEVLLYDGTRMWVGETSDERYAQIQRDGGRVAEVHRQLRAVRDEYLAELRTRYPDIPRRVSGYNLDSLLPEKGFHLAQALVGSESTLVTVLRARLKLVPVVKARSLVFLNYPDIAAAADAVPKILPHRPVALEGMDHKLLGFERRKALSPQALRNLPEAGGWLMVQFGGDTRAQADAAAERMLDDLRREGGPGVHRFENEAQEQQMWGVRENGLGGTAHVPGMAPTWPGWEDSAVAPERLGDYLRELRTLYDEYGYQEASLYGHFGQGCVHTRIPFELRTAQGVAAFRSFVERAADLVVRYGGSFSGEHGDGQARGELLPKMFGDRLIRAFGQVKAIFDPDDRMNPGKVVAPYPLDHRLRLGADYQHGDVSTVFRYPDDGGSFGNAVLRCVGVGKCRREHGGVMCPSYMATREEEHSTRGRARLLFEMLDGTARGGVIADGWRSDAVRDALDLCLACKGCKADCPVNVDMATYKAEFLSHHYAGRLRPAAHYSMGWLPLASAIASRAPRLVNLLAHTPGLTTLARAVGGIDQHRAIPLFAGQTFQRWFAGRPPGGDGSRGEVVLWPDTFTNRFHPDIARAAVEVLEAAGWRVRVPEQPVCCGLTWISTGQLDIAKRVLRRTVRTLRPHLRAGTRVVGLEPSCTAVFRSDAHELFPDDADVRRLAEQTVTLAELLHEHTPGWRAPRLDRTALIQTHCHQHAVLGVDADREVLRAAGVRPEFLDSGCCGLAGNFGFEKGHYDVSMACAERVLLPAVRTADERAVVLADGFSCRTQIEQGDAGGRRAVHLAELLRAGLAGVPAGGRPERDWSRRPSAPPGWLRAATAGGLALAGAAALAVGCAAVRRGVRRPRR, from the coding sequence GTGACCCGGGTCGCCGCACCGCCGGTGCCGCTGCCCGACCCCGTCCTGCGCCCGCCGGAGCCCGCCACCGGGGTGGACCTCGCGACGCTGGCGGCCGACCTGCGTGCCGAGGTGGACGGCGAGGTCCGGTTCGACGCCGGTTCCCGCGCCGCGTACTCCACCGACGCCTCCAACTACCGGCAGCCACCGCTGGGCGTGGTGCTGCCGCACACCGTCGAGGCCGCGGTGGCGGCCGTGGCGGTGTGCCGCCGGCACGGTGCGCCGCTGCTGTCCCGCGGCGGCGGCACCAGCCTGGCCGGCGAGTGCACCAACACGGCCGTGGTGATCGACTGGTCGAAGCACTGCAACCGGCTGATCGAGGTGGACGCCGCGGCGCGCACCTGCCTGGTCGAGCCGGGCATCGTGCTGGACTCGCTGAACGAGCAACTGGCCGGGACCGGCCTGGAGTTCGGCCCCGAGCCGGCCACCCACGACCACTGCACGATCGGCGGCATGATCGGCAACAACTCGTGCGGCGCCACCGCCCAGCGCACCGGCAAGGTGGTGGACAACGTCGTCGAGCTGGAGGTGCTGCTCTACGACGGCACCCGGATGTGGGTGGGCGAGACCAGCGATGAACGGTACGCGCAGATCCAGCGCGACGGCGGCCGGGTGGCCGAGGTCCACCGGCAACTGCGGGCGGTCCGCGACGAGTACCTTGCCGAACTGCGGACCCGGTACCCGGACATCCCCCGCCGGGTCTCCGGCTACAACCTGGACAGCCTGCTGCCGGAGAAGGGCTTCCACCTGGCGCAGGCCCTGGTCGGCTCCGAATCGACCCTGGTCACCGTGCTGCGTGCCCGGCTGAAGCTGGTTCCGGTGGTCAAGGCCCGGTCGCTGGTCTTCCTCAACTACCCGGACATCGCGGCGGCGGCCGACGCCGTACCGAAGATCCTGCCGCACCGGCCGGTCGCCCTGGAGGGCATGGACCACAAGCTGCTCGGCTTCGAGCGGCGCAAGGCCCTCAGCCCGCAGGCGCTGCGGAACCTGCCCGAGGCGGGCGGCTGGCTGATGGTCCAGTTCGGCGGCGACACCCGGGCGCAGGCCGACGCCGCCGCCGAGCGGATGCTCGACGACCTGCGCCGGGAGGGCGGGCCGGGCGTGCACCGGTTCGAGAACGAGGCGCAGGAGCAGCAGATGTGGGGCGTCCGGGAGAACGGGCTGGGCGGCACCGCACACGTACCGGGAATGGCCCCGACCTGGCCCGGCTGGGAGGACTCCGCGGTCGCCCCGGAGCGGCTCGGGGACTATCTGCGCGAGCTGCGGACGCTCTACGACGAGTACGGCTACCAGGAGGCGTCCCTGTACGGGCACTTCGGGCAGGGCTGCGTGCACACCCGCATCCCGTTCGAGCTGCGCACCGCGCAGGGGGTGGCCGCGTTCCGGTCGTTCGTGGAACGCGCGGCCGACCTGGTGGTGCGCTACGGCGGCTCCTTCTCCGGCGAGCACGGTGACGGGCAGGCCCGCGGCGAGCTGCTGCCGAAGATGTTCGGCGACCGGCTGATCCGGGCGTTCGGCCAGGTCAAGGCGATCTTCGACCCGGACGACCGGATGAACCCCGGAAAGGTGGTCGCGCCGTACCCGCTGGATCACCGGCTGCGGCTGGGCGCCGACTACCAGCACGGCGACGTCTCGACGGTGTTCCGCTACCCGGACGACGGCGGCAGCTTCGGCAACGCCGTGCTGCGCTGTGTCGGCGTCGGCAAGTGCCGCCGCGAGCACGGTGGGGTGATGTGCCCGTCGTACATGGCCACCCGGGAGGAGGAGCACTCCACCCGCGGCCGGGCCCGGCTGCTGTTCGAGATGCTGGACGGCACGGCGCGCGGCGGGGTGATCGCCGACGGCTGGCGTTCCGACGCCGTCCGGGACGCGCTGGACCTCTGCCTGGCCTGCAAGGGCTGCAAGGCCGACTGCCCGGTGAACGTGGACATGGCCACCTACAAGGCGGAGTTCCTGTCCCACCACTACGCCGGCCGGCTGCGGCCCGCGGCGCACTACTCGATGGGCTGGCTGCCGCTGGCCTCGGCCATCGCGTCCCGGGCACCGCGCCTGGTCAACCTGCTGGCGCACACGCCCGGACTGACCACCCTGGCCCGCGCGGTGGGCGGGATCGACCAGCACCGGGCGATCCCGCTGTTCGCCGGGCAGACCTTCCAGCGCTGGTTCGCGGGGCGGCCCCCCGGCGGCGACGGCTCCCGCGGCGAGGTCGTGCTCTGGCCGGACACCTTCACCAACCGGTTCCACCCGGACATCGCCCGGGCCGCGGTCGAGGTGCTGGAGGCGGCCGGCTGGCGGGTCCGGGTGCCGGAGCAGCCGGTGTGCTGCGGGCTGACCTGGATCTCCACCGGCCAGTTGGACATCGCCAAGCGGGTCCTGCGGCGTACCGTGCGGACGCTGCGACCGCACCTGCGGGCCGGGACGCGGGTGGTCGGCCTCGAACCGAGCTGCACCGCGGTCTTCCGGTCGGACGCGCACGAGCTGTTCCCCGACGATGCGGACGTGCGCCGGCTCGCCGAGCAGACCGTCACGCTGGCCGAACTGCTGCACGAGCACACCCCGGGCTGGCGGGCGCCGCGACTGGACCGGACCGCGCTGATCCAGACGCACTGCCACCAGCACGCGGTGCTCGGCGTCGACGCCGACCGCGAGGTGCTGCGGGCCGCCGGTGTGCGGCCGGAGTTCCTCGACTCCGGCTGCTGCGGGCTGGCCGGCAACTTCGGCTTCGAGAAGGGCCACTACGACGTGTCGATGGCCTGCGCCGAACGCGTGCTGCTGCCCGCGGTGCGCACGGCGGACGAGCGGGCCGTGGTGCTGGCCGACGGGTTCAGCTGCCGTACCCAGATCGAGCAGGGCGACGCGGGCGGACGCCGCGCGGTGCACCTGGCCGAACTGCTGCGCGCCGGGCTGGCCGGCGTGCCGGCCGGCGGCCGGCCGGAGCGGGACTGGTCCCGCCGGCCCAGCGCGCCGCCGGGCTGGCTGCGGGCCGCGACCGCGGGCGGGCTGGCCCTGGCCGGTGCCGCCGCCCTGGCCGTCGGCTGCGCCGCGGTGCGGCGTGGGGTACGCCGGCCGCGGCGGTGA
- a CDS encoding thiamine pyrophosphate-dependent enzyme: MREIVGESLARRLVEWGVDTVFGLPGDGINGLMEGFRRQREKLRFVLVHHEEAAAFMATGYAKATGRIGVCAATSGPGAIHLLNGLYDAKLDHVPVLALTGMQETSVLGSHYQQEVQTTHLYQDVADAYNLMVTNPQQMPAVVDLAIRGALSKRTVAHLTFPNDIQVAEAADDPYRHVSPGTPPASMPLMSRPALPAAEEELRRAAEVLGAGKKIAMLVGAGAQDARDEVLAVAEVLGSPIVKTLPGKHVVPDDHPLTTGGLGLLGTKPSEELMEECDTLLMVGTSYPYGKYLPEPGKVRVVQIDTDASLIGMRLPVAAPVNADARLALRALLPLLSRREKRSFLEKHQKGMSAWRRDMAALQDGDREPIAPQYLIGCVDAAAADDAILTCDSGTIATWAARHWTIRGDRRFYLSGNLASMAPGLPYAIAVQHAYPQRQVIAFVGDGGFAMLMAEFLTAVRHGLPIKVIINNNNSYGQILWEQIILGYPEYAVRHRQPEPDFAAWATACGGYGVKVKRPGEVADAVRTALAHPGPALVDCDVNPNEPPMPGKVEYDQAKHFTEAFLRGQPHKAATLATVARDKINELRS, encoded by the coding sequence ATGAGGGAGATCGTGGGGGAGAGCCTGGCCCGCCGGCTCGTCGAGTGGGGCGTGGACACCGTCTTCGGCCTGCCGGGCGACGGCATCAACGGCCTGATGGAGGGCTTCCGCCGGCAGCGCGAGAAGCTCCGTTTCGTGCTCGTGCACCACGAGGAGGCCGCCGCGTTCATGGCCACCGGGTACGCCAAGGCGACCGGCCGGATCGGGGTGTGCGCGGCGACCTCCGGGCCGGGCGCCATCCACCTGCTCAACGGGCTCTACGACGCGAAGCTGGACCACGTGCCCGTACTGGCGCTCACCGGCATGCAGGAGACCTCGGTGCTCGGCTCGCACTACCAGCAGGAGGTGCAGACCACCCACCTCTACCAGGACGTCGCCGACGCGTACAACCTGATGGTCACCAACCCGCAGCAGATGCCGGCCGTGGTGGACCTGGCGATCCGCGGCGCCCTGTCGAAGCGGACCGTGGCACACCTGACCTTCCCGAACGACATCCAGGTCGCCGAGGCGGCGGACGACCCGTACCGGCACGTCAGCCCCGGGACGCCGCCGGCCAGCATGCCGCTGATGTCCCGGCCGGCGCTGCCGGCCGCCGAGGAGGAACTGCGTCGCGCGGCCGAGGTGCTCGGCGCCGGAAAGAAGATCGCCATGCTGGTCGGCGCGGGCGCGCAGGATGCCCGAGACGAGGTGCTGGCGGTGGCCGAGGTGCTGGGCAGCCCGATCGTGAAGACGCTGCCCGGCAAGCACGTGGTGCCCGACGACCATCCGCTGACCACCGGTGGGCTCGGCCTGCTCGGCACGAAGCCCAGCGAGGAACTGATGGAGGAGTGCGACACGCTGCTGATGGTCGGCACGTCCTACCCGTACGGCAAGTACCTGCCCGAGCCCGGCAAGGTGCGGGTGGTCCAGATCGACACGGACGCCAGCCTGATCGGCATGCGGCTGCCGGTGGCCGCGCCGGTGAACGCCGACGCGCGGCTGGCGCTGCGCGCCCTGCTGCCGCTGCTGTCCCGCCGGGAGAAGCGGTCGTTCCTGGAGAAGCACCAGAAGGGCATGTCGGCGTGGCGCCGGGACATGGCGGCGTTGCAGGACGGCGACCGGGAACCGATCGCGCCGCAGTACCTGATCGGCTGCGTGGACGCGGCGGCCGCCGACGACGCCATCCTGACCTGCGACTCCGGCACCATCGCCACCTGGGCGGCGCGCCACTGGACGATCCGCGGCGACCGGCGGTTCTACCTGTCCGGGAACCTGGCCTCCATGGCGCCGGGCCTTCCGTACGCCATCGCCGTGCAGCACGCGTACCCGCAGCGGCAGGTGATCGCGTTCGTCGGGGACGGCGGCTTCGCCATGCTGATGGCGGAGTTCCTCACCGCGGTCCGGCACGGCCTGCCGATCAAGGTGATCATCAACAACAACAACTCGTACGGGCAGATCCTGTGGGAGCAGATCATCCTCGGCTACCCCGAGTACGCGGTCCGGCACCGCCAGCCCGAGCCGGACTTCGCGGCCTGGGCCACCGCCTGCGGCGGGTACGGCGTCAAGGTCAAGCGCCCGGGCGAGGTGGCCGACGCGGTGCGGACCGCGCTGGCCCACCCCGGGCCGGCGCTGGTGGACTGCGACGTCAACCCCAACGAACCGCCGATGCCCGGCAAGGTCGAGTACGACCAGGCGAAACACTTCACCGAGGCGTTCCTGCGCGGCCAGCCGCACAAGGCGGCGACGCTGGCGACGGTGGCCCGCGACAAGATCAACGAGCTGCGGTCGTGA